The following coding sequences are from one Neodiprion lecontei isolate iyNeoLeco1 chromosome 7, iyNeoLeco1.1, whole genome shotgun sequence window:
- the LOC107223552 gene encoding MAD2L1-binding protein produces MLGRKKIEELEVCVKLDEPLTSDSCCKLILELVKYLLYQKQQIPVSYEYLLRLGASSVGVNDRSLATARATLSCLENISEHLNTELCCESSAVKEIFISMGATILAPKFCLRVSLPPEILSGQCHFKQQHSPRKPLLNLMRSITESVDFQEAMALPLMPTNTFFLLQKRDCNKVSEFFVPKPRYAITNATAGSRLHLKLSHKSHEMWNCNCKNTVSVYRDRDASYSELAPSQNTAGHRSTEKIFEGGQDSIYQWYQSRDIIKGFKFSR; encoded by the exons ATGCTggggcgaaaaaaaatcgaggagTTAGAAGTGTGTGTGAAACTGGACGAACCTTTAACTAGTGACTCGTGTTGCAAATTAATTTTGGAGCTGGTCAAATATCTGTTGTATCAAAAGCAACAGATTCCGGTGAGCTACGAGTATTTACTGCGACTGGGAGCTTCGTCGGTAGGAGTCAACGACAGGAGTTTGGCAACGGCGAGAGCAACATTGAGTTGCCTGGAGAATATTTCGGAACATTTAAATACCGAATTATGTTGCGAGAGTTCAGCGGTAAAGGAAATCTTTATATCAATGGGCGCGACAATACTTGCTCCAAAATTCTGCCTTCGAGTGAGCCTTCCCCCAGAAATACTCAGTGGACAGTGCCATTTCAAGCAGCAGCATTCCCCTCGTAAGCCACTGTTGAACCTCATGAG ATCCATAACGGAGAGCGTAGATTTTCAAGAAGCTATGGCGTTGCCTTTGATGCCCACGAATACGTTTTTCCTCTTGCAAAAGAGAGATTGCAACAAGGTGTCGGAATTCTTTGTGCCTAAACCACGTTACGCGATAACTAATGCGACGGCAGGAAGTCGTTTACACCTAAAGCTGTCCCATAAAAGTCATGAAATGTGGAATTGCAATTGCAAGAATACAGTAAGCGTATATCGAGATCGAGATGCTTCGTATTCGGAATTGGCACCTAGTCAGAACACAGCCGGACACCGCAgtactgaaaaaatatttgaaggAGGCCAAGACAGTATTTACCAATGGTATCAGTCCAGAGACATTATCAAAGGCTTCAAGTTTTCTCGGTGA
- the LOC107223528 gene encoding uncharacterized protein LOC107223528 isoform X2 codes for MRILTKHKELIERDANDISILWKLLQMLFYCVSAIAGYVTAHAFFMFQDLVNGTTLARQADSQLQHSTSLLYDTDNIDSFVYLWYCWLFFLFHMWARRLPSWNILQSLETGWTGYTFQLMSDVANLAVGLQFPRGIPSFSIPSQWDAKSIWE; via the exons ATGCGGATCCTAACGAAGCACAAGGAGCTAATTGAACGCGATGCCAACGACATTTCAATACTATGGAAATTACTACAAATGTTGTTCTACTGTGTTAGCGCAATAGCCGGCTACGTCACCGCACACgcattttttatgtttcag GATCTCGTCAATGGGACAACCTTGGCAAGACAGGCTGACAGTCAGTTACAACACTCAACATCATTGCTCTACGATACAGATAATATCGATTCTTTCGTGTATCTGTGGTATTGTTggcttttctttcttttccataTGTGGGCGCGGAGGTTACCAAGTTGGAAT ATACTACAGTCCCTGGAGACTGGTTGGACCGGCTATACTTTTCAACTTATGTCTGACGTTGCTAACTTGGCGGTCGGCCTGCAATTTCCAAGAGGGATTCCATCATTTTCAATACCGTCTCAATGGGATGCTAAATCAATCTGG GAATGA
- the LOC107223532 gene encoding probable phospholipid hydroperoxide glutathione peroxidase, giving the protein MDGRSVLPQILPTAILVTFLSLGTTELVYTASEDSTCRRNDRDRCSANKMETFDQYTDWRNAGSMHEFTAKDIRGDDVSLSIYKGFVCIVVNVASQCGLTDSNYAQLEELYEKYRDTHKLKILAFPCDQFNGQEPGSSTDIMNFARTYNVQFDMFEKIKVNGPGAHPLWKWMKERQGGFLGNAIKWNFTKFIVDKDGQPVDRFSPTTPPNDLEATLTEYL; this is encoded by the coding sequence ATGGATGGAAGGTCGGTGCTTCCGCAGATTCTCCCAACTGCGATACTCGTTACTTTCCTGTCACTCGGAACAACGGAGCTGGTTTATACAGCTTCCGAGGACTCGACATGCCGAAGGAACGACCGAGATCGTTGCTCCGCGAACAAGATGGAAACTTTTGATCAGTACACGGATTGGAGAAACGCCGGCTCGATGCACGAGTTCACCGCGAAGGATATACGCGGCGACGACGTATCTCTTTCGATCTACAAAGGGTTTGTTTGCATTGTCGTTAACGTCGCAAGTCAGTGTGGACTTACAGACAGCAACTACGCCCAGCTCGAAGAACTTTACGAAAAGTATCGCGATACACACAAACTCAAGATATTAGCCTTCCCCTGCGACCAGTTCAACGGCCAGGAGCCTGGATCGTCCACGGATATAATGAATTTTGCGAGAACGTATAATGTGCAGTTCGACATGTTTGAAAAGATCAAAGTTAACGGGCCTGGCGCCCATCCGCTGTGGAAATGGATGAAGGAAAGACAGGGTGGGTTTTTGGGAAACGCGATCAAGTGGAATTTCACGAAATTTATTGTCGACAAAGATGGCCAGCCCGTCGATCGTTTTTCACCAACCACTCCGCCCAATGACCTGGAGGCAACTCTTACGGAATACCTTTAA
- the LOC107223543 gene encoding adipocyte plasma membrane-associated protein, with product MGYLKSIGTTFIYIGLFLALITFLPGLPPDAQFAEYNISPPQQFLTDALKLNNRLDDAEILFEGKLKGPESFTSRNGELFTTLHGGDIVKIIGHHIVPIAKFGRPCDGVWMEKECGRPLGLQFDKNGILYVADPYNGIFKVDVMTGEYDMIVDISKPIEGKLPLLANSLDIAANGDIYWTDSSQDFILQDGVYTCLANPAGRLIKYDSSTERNTVLVANLGFANGVKLSKDESFVVVAETMTSRLSKFHLKGDKAGTAEIFIQGLPGLPDNIHTDGGDGFLVSLIVTADADHPILVQSLAPHPYIRKMLARILYLLEAPFKLVEDAYPNCYTKRAVHWIGHFESVKFLQHESVVVLRIGFDGKITDVLYTSDGKISGISSAYILKDYLYLGSPYNEYLARVPLKRAFPAMKSELNNVADNVVERQDAKTPPKSIGDSKLTGSAAAPVASGTPKPKPAPSRRKPTQVPTQQQVNVNPPTQQQKPVTVSPTNQQQQAVTTDTPTRQQQPISTVSPPRQQQPVTVTPTKRQEQQQQQKATSNPTSAGKEMRPESVKVVPAPQPAQPSPNVSKVSVEGGSENRERVKPGTAQNPNVGQQARVRPTPQPAFTKQSTTHPHQGATENPSNAQKQSPQPAPVTGRNN from the exons ATGGGTTACCTAAAGTCTATAGGCACCACATTCATCTATATTGGATTATTTCTGGCGCTCATCACTTTCCTACCTGGCCTACCACCAGATGCACAGTTTGCTGAATACAA TATATCGCCACCGCAGCAGTTCCTAACAGATGCCCTGAAATTGAACAACAGACTGGATGATGCCGAAATTCTGTTTGAAGGGAAACTAAAGGGCCCTGAATCTTTTACCTCACGTAACGGGGAATTGTTCACCACCTTGCATGGAGGCGACATTGTTAAGATTATAGGGCATCATATTGTACCTATCGCCAAGTTTGGTAGACCGTGCG ATGGAGTCTGGATGGAAAAAGAATGTGGTCGACCCTTAGGTTTACAATTTGACAAAAACGGAATATTGTACGTTGCCGATCCTTATAACGGTATCTTTAAGGTAGATGTCATGACAGGAGAGTATGATATGATCGTTGATATTTCAAAGCCGATAGAGGGTAAGTTACCCCTCCTCGCCAATAGCTTGGACATTGCCGCAAATGGAGACATATACTGGACCGACTCGTCCCAAGATTTTATCCTTCAGGACGGTGTTTACACATGTCTGGCAAATCCAGCTGGCAG gttAATCAAGTATGATTCATCGACCGAGCGGAATACTGTACTGGTCGCAAACCTTGGCTTTGCTAATGGAGTCAAGCTGAGTAAGGATGAGAGCTTTGTAGTGGTAGCTGAGACAATGACATCTCGCCtgtcaaaatttcatctcaaagGAGATAAGGCTGGCACTGCGGAAATCTTTATACAAGGCCTTCCTGGTTTGCCAGACAACATCCATACGGACGGAGGGGATGGATTTTTGGTCAGCCTGATAGTTACTGCTGATGCTGATCATCCCATCCTCGTCCAATCCTTAGCACCCCATCCGTATATCAGAAAAATGCTAGCTCGGATCCTCTACTTACTAGAAGCCCCGTTCAAGCTTGTCGAGGACGCTTATCCAAATTGTTATACTAAGAGAGCTGTACATTGGATCGGCCATTTTGAAAGTGTTAAATTTCTACAGCATGAAAGCGTTGTTGTGCTCAGAATCGGCTTTGATGGTAAGATCACAGACGTTTTATACACTAGCGATGGCAAAATCAGCGGAATAAGTTCAGCATACATATTAAAAGATTATTTATATCTTGGTTCACCATACAACGAATATCTGGCCAGGGTGCCATTGAAACGGGCATTTCCAGCTATGAAAAGTGAATTAAACAATGTTGCCGATAACGTAGTCGAACGGCAAGACGCGAAAACTCCACCAAAATCTATCGGAGATTCTAAGCTGACCGGTTCAGCTGCTGCGCCTGTCGCGAGTGGAACACCAAAGCCAAAACCAGCACCGTCTAGAAGAAAACCAACGCAGGTACCTACCCAACAACAGGTTAACGTCAACCCGCCAACCCAGCAGCAGAAGCCTGTGACTGTTTCTCCGACAAATCAGCAACAGCAGGCTGTTACTACAGATACGCCAACTCGTCAACAGCAGCCCATATCTACAGTTTCGCCACCCCGGCAACAGCAGCCTGTCACTGTTACTCCAACGAAGCGGCAagaacaacagcagcaacaaaaAGCGACATCGAACCCAACGAGTGCAGGGAAGGAAATGAGGCCCGAATCAGTGAAGGTAGTTCCTGCGCCTCAGCCTGCACAACCCTCACCCAATGTGTCCAAAGTGTCAGTGGAAGGAGGGAGTGAAAATAGGGAACGTGTGAAACCTGGTACCGCACAAAATCCAAACGTAGGTCAGCAGGCAAGAGTAAGGCCGACTCCACAACCGGCATTTACGAAGCAATCAACAACGCATCCCCATCAAGGGGCAACAGAAAATCCGAGTAACGCTCAAAAACAGTCACCTCAGCCCGCGCCAGTCACCGGTCGAAACAACTAA
- the LOC107223528 gene encoding uncharacterized protein LOC107223528 isoform X1 has translation MRILTKHKELIERDANDISILWKLLQMLFYCVSAIAGYVTAHAFFMFQDLFDRRCILWATPGLEPDRKVSVAGIVNYRISSMGQPWQDRLTVSYNTQHHCSTIQIISILSCICGIVGFSFFSICGRGGYQVGIYYSPWRLVGPAILFNLCLTLLTWRSACNFQEGFHHFQYRLNGMLNQSGNEPITEYLPTSKKNTYNRLVWKYYGITKISSWVEVAAWVMGLTLLVLRVVNVTDFRLMKTSVYALETEDEEHRDESLRYRFEES, from the exons ATGCGGATCCTAACGAAGCACAAGGAGCTAATTGAACGCGATGCCAACGACATTTCAATACTATGGAAATTACTACAAATGTTGTTCTACTGTGTTAGCGCAATAGCCGGCTACGTCACCGCACACgcattttttatgtttcag GATTTATTTGACCGTCGTTGCATATTGTGGGCGACGCCGGGGTTGGAACCAGATCGTAAAGTGTCAGTGGCAGGTATCGTTAATTACAGGATCTCGTCAATGGGACAACCTTGGCAAGACAGGCTGACAGTCAGTTACAACACTCAACATCATTGCTCTACGATACAGATAATATCGATTCTTTCGTGTATCTGTGGTATTGTTggcttttctttcttttccataTGTGGGCGCGGAGGTTACCAAGTTGGAAT ATACTACAGTCCCTGGAGACTGGTTGGACCGGCTATACTTTTCAACTTATGTCTGACGTTGCTAACTTGGCGGTCGGCCTGCAATTTCCAAGAGGGATTCCATCATTTTCAATACCGTCTCAATGGGATGCTAAATCAATCTGG GAATGAACCCATCACGGAATACCTGCCGACAAGCAAAAAAAACACCTACAATAGACTTGTGTGGAAATATTATGGAATCACAAAG ATCTCATCTTGGGTGGAAGTTGCTGCCTGGGTCATGGGACTTACACTTCTGGTACTACGAGTTGTAAATGTCACCGACTTCAGGTTGATGAAAACCTCTGTATATGCCCTCGAAACAGAAGACGAAGAACATCGAGATGAATCTCTTCGCTACAGATTCGAAGAATCATGA
- the LOC107223551 gene encoding probable alpha-ketoglutarate-dependent hypophosphite dioxygenase gives MGVLKYLKPEDKEFYEKNGFIKLSGIFSEAEMEEISQEYNELFERKTRENLEGLESAWSGDRVKQEAGFIDYTVKAIHNLQMHSSVFTRVIMNSKLLDAMEDVLGTPDVLLHHTKAHIKPPENGAPYLMHQDYPYFPFKNHTMVAVFLHLDDTTPENGGLAVYPGSHKLGPLADKGITDEQGEQYHWVDQNKWPLKGATPISAKKGEVIVFSYLLLHGSYLNLSDRARRMFLLQLRAADDEPTRACHQSPAQNLVLRGRNVHRSANMATRFAD, from the exons ATGGGTGTTTTAAAATATCTGAAGCCTGAGGACAAGGAGTTTTATGAGAAAAATGGATTCATCAAGCTGAGTGGAATATTCAGCGAGGCCGAGATGGAAGAGATTTCTCAAGAATACAACGAGCTTTTCGAGCGCAAGACCAGAGAGAATCTGGAGGGACTGGAATCCGCATGGAGCGGGGATAGGGTGAAGCAAGAGGCTGGGTTTATTGATTATACG GTGAAGGCGATCCACAACTTACAAATGCACAGTTCCGTTTTCACCAGAGTGATAATGAATTCAAAGTTGCTAGATGCCATGGAAGATGTGCTGGGTACTCCAGATGTCTTGTTGCATCACACCAAGGCGCACATAAAGCCCCCTGAGAATGGAGCACCTTATCTGATGCATCAAGACTATCCCTACTTTCCCTTCAAAAATCACACCATGGTAGCTGTATTTTTACACCTGGATGATACGACTCCGGAGAATGGAGGCTTAGCAGTTTATCCAGGAAGTCATAAACTTGGACCTCTGGCTGACAAAGGTATAACGGATGAGCAGGGTGAACAATATCACTGGGTAGATCAAAACAAATGGCCATTGAAGGGTGCGACCCCTATCTCGGCGAAGAAGGGGGAAGTAATCGTTTTCTCTTACCTCCTCCTTCACGGATCATATTTGAATCTCTCCGACCGTGCTCGAAGGATGTTCCTTTTACAACTCAGAGCCGCAGATGATGAACCTACGAGAGCATGTCATCAATCACCGGCACAAAATCTTGTCCTGCGTGGTAGGAATGTACATCGCAGCGCAAACATGGCCACGCGATTCGCTGACTAA
- the LOC107223544 gene encoding putative epidermal cell surface receptor: MLTMKISRRWILQLLVAGSAIYGILAAAHTEESTKATTLNDQRIHPLADNDVPGVRPLRTTVPSHETSREQVHTATVGSDDVLPTYPSSGNQKALATGNVRGNGNEVKYLLPSTVTTTAAYAPSINATRIASEQADSKETRVASSENPAKDGPEFTTESRGRAMQGNSIGVQGEGNTDTRNSLHDNITDLSDVSMDEDDKDIEGGEYLASRNVSGLNFHADASGPVELSPVQGAEVRCTRGNETYAPGSHVYGNCEERCVCSNDGKITDCRPLTCAPPFFRAGREIGDPLCQENSIPGNPCCVAIVCAQDSETEPEEFCYLGNNTVPRGGTVEDGCSQVCVCEARGKLKCRPRCPSNSTSTSMATMMASSANQPDKCVPVPDPRDTCCTITLCDVTLGDHEIKSDLPSAEPYDNLTKIEAVNSTAMKLFFSNNTTPQNVTIQLSTDNVLWRSEKLREDSIIGGLEPSRNYYVRVIDGAGNRPIATPLQVNLPGLSNAGPATTGIDSKGTETAGVCNHRGTSYKIGAEWYDECISFCTCTGDVQGIGPKTECATIECPTDFGLDVLDPNCLDWESVPADFVPVAPRCCSQEVRCKNNGSCLYQDKMYNNWSQIPTSVTGCDKRCYCDMGNVSCQPACPPVPALPPTNLDCPPTHASLRHLPEDKCCLHWVCGNPSEASLPPTIGRNGTSTYPGPFATDSIDQQQPIGDKMIPGISEPIDQQKWTVVQGLSDRYATIPRPKSHESAANFDSIINPDSTDDHGLIHYPMDPGHPTSHTTVTAIPLTSAPPTPPPYHGPYDPNFVPTQTFVEGIFPLTPRTHVKANHPPIQVPKDKLKSRTESKKPVELMKPIKDATAAAGGVTRFAPPTTSEMYANLSQLIPTMDKISPTSAAATTSSQDAPGKTTALVSPPDDKSSYTSFSHRLRGPNLIPAAPLNNGVVVPHFQNHREAAIYQGTSPSTQAAGSTTAAKFDVPKTVAPHDRWNDDSQSAARVPVADNRFHPIPSTKPSRVAYLGNSTPNLLPYGPGILHPNTRNLPEELYSLINLRHPGLVRLEEYPHGGDQNLYDTAMDLGAGAEGQREYDGVSYRPGPLQYFNPREITETGGEYDVRQSSELPSEARRHIEKLLLHVAEKDPNLGPFQRYPGGEGPILRSGPPPRGSVPFSLPQDSGQFTRLNHPFSGATIVHGTSSFPASGLDHALPPGFPIRGRPEIQSSSDQITVQTLEAVAEDRIRLVFTVPRILVGLHGRVEVRYTSEKMNTDPSTWKSQIFTPPDDLIATQQLEFELGDLVPSTEYKVMVTVKLRDLSNSPISKIYSVVTLEAENTDVVTLPPQIPTDAELTVAETNSTWANIVWRKFTEYELQFIDGVQLRYKEIAGKVYAATPLIHRAVTSYVLENLKPSATYQVEIYFIPFPGQPNELVSEKSINFTTSSAPDPYAFDINVAIKGIKSTEVEVAWKGVPYPEDKYVNIYRAIYQSDTGKEDTSTFKIAKRDSPAKTTIGELKPGTHYRLWIEVYLTNGRIKKSNVQDFVTKPGIPMSAGVLQQQGKLATQFPLHEGDYYGPLVIVAIVASLAILSTLILLMMLMKRRTSSKADISPRKSTAAYDNPSYKTCENATPSVSCNGHEIETETIR, from the exons CTGACAATGACGTGCCTGGTGTCCGACCGTTGCGCACGACCGTCCCAAGCCACGAGACATCAAGGGAACAAGTTCATACTGCGACGGTAGGAAGTGACGACGTACTGCCCACGTATCCTTCGAGCGGGAACCAGAAAGCTTTGGCAACGGGCAATGTCAGAGGAAACGGAAACGAAGTCAAATATCTACTACCGTCAACGGTAACGACGACTGCCGCGTATGCGCCGTCGATTAATGCGACAAGAATAGCCAGCGAGCAAGCTGATTCGAAGGAGACACGGGTAGCATCCTCCGAGAACCCGGCTAAAGATGGCCCAGAATTTACAACAGAATCAAGGGGCCGCGCCATGCAGGGAAATAGCATCGGTGTACAAGGTGAGGGAAACACGGATACGAGAAATTCACTGCACGACAACATAACGGATTTAAGTGACGTCAGCATGGACGAGGATGACAAAGACATCGAGGGTGGGGAGTATTTGGCGAGTAGAAACGTATCCGGGTTAAACTTTCACGCGGATGCGTCCGGACCTGTTGAGCTGTCACCTGTTCAGGGTGCGGAGGTGAGATGTACCCGAGGCAACGAGACGTACGCGCCTGGATCGCATGTGTACGGAAATTGCGAGGAGCGATGCGTATGTAGCAACGACGGAAAAATCACTGATTGTCGGCCACTTACTTGTGCGCCCCCATTTTTCCGCGCTGGAAGAGAAATCGGGGATCCCCTCTGTCAAGAGAACTCAATACCAGGCAATCCCTGTTGCGTTGCGATAGTATGCGCTCAAGACTCGG AAACGGAGCCGGAGGAATTCTGCTACCTGGGCAACAATACCGTGCCAAGGGGTGGCACCGTCGAGGACGGATGCTCGCAGGTATGCGTATGCGAGGCCCGAGGAAAGCTCAAGTGTCGGCCGAGATGCCCTTCGAATTCGACGTCAACGTCAATGGCGACGATGATGGCATCGAGCGCGAACCAACCCGACAAGTGTGTCCCCGTACCCGATCCCAGGGACACCTGCTGTACGATCACTCTCTGCGACGTGACTCTCGGCGACCACGAGATCAAGTCTGACTTACCGTCGGCGGAGCCGTACGATAATCTTACGAAGATAGAGGCGGTAAACTCGACTGCaatgaaactatttttttccaataatacGACACCGCAGAACGTCACGATTCAACTGTCAACGGATAACGTTCTTTGGAGGTCGGAGAAACTCCGTGAAG ATAGCATCATCGGAGGTTTGGAGCCCTCGCGCAACTACTACGTTCGAGTGATCGACGGGGCGGGTAATCGGCCGATTGCGACGCCCCTGCAAGTCAACCTACCAGGTCTGTCGAACGCGGGCCCTGCAACAACCGGTATCGATAGTAAAGGAACTGAGACAGCTGGCGTCTGCAATCACCGGGGTACGTCGTACAAAATCGGTGCCGAATGGTACGACGAGTGCATATCGTTCTGCACTTGCACCGGAGACGTTCAAGGGATTGGCCCAAAAACGGAATGCGCGACCATCGAGTGTCCGACCGACTTTGGTCTCGACGTGCTGGACCCGAATTGCCTTGACTGGGAGTCGGTGCCGGCAGATTTCGTGCCGGTAGCGCCCCGTTGTTGCTCCCAAGAGGTTAGGTGCAAGAATAACGGCTCCTGCCTTTACCAGGATAAGATGTACAACAACTGGAGTCAGATACCGACGAGCGTAACCGGATGCGACAAGAGATGTTACTGCGACATGGGAAATGTATCCTGTCAACCGGCGTGCCCACCCGTCCCAGCATTGCCGCCAACGAATCTCGACTGCCCACCGACTCACGCATCGCTGAGACATCTCCCCGAGGACAAGTGCTGCTTGCACTGGGTATGCGGAAACCCCTCCGAGGCCTCGTTGCCCCCAACGATCG GAAGGAACGGTACGTCAACGTATCCCGGCCCCTTTGCCACAGACAGTATCGATCAGCAGCAGCCGATTGGCGATAAAATGATACCGGGTATAAGCGAACCGATTGACCAACAGAAATGGACCGTTGTGCAGGGATTGTCGGATCGTTACGCAACGATCCCCAGACCAAAATCACACGAGAGTGCGGCAAACTTCGACTCGATTATTAACCCCGACTCGACCGACGATCACGGACTAATCCACTACCCAATGGACCCGGGTCACCCGACGTCACACACCACCGTTACGGCCATACCATTGACGTCCGCACCGCCCACGCCCCCACCTTACCACGGGCCCTATGACCCGAATTTCGTACCGACGCAAACTTTCGTAGAGGGCATCTTTCCATTGACGCCGCGGACCCACGTTAAAGCGAACCACCCGCCGATACAGGTCCCCAAGGACAAGTTGAAATCGAGGACGGAATCGAAGAAACCTGTCGAACTTATGAAACCGATCAAAGACGCGACGGCGGCCGCGGGTGGTGTAACGCGTTTCGCTCCCCCAACAACTTCAGAGATGTATGCAAATCTGTCGCAATTGATTCCAACAATGGATAAAATTTCACCCACATCGGCGGCGGCGACGACGAGTTCGCAAGACGCGCCTGGAAAGACGACCGCCCTGGTTTCGCCCCCCGACGATAAAAGCAGTTACACTTCGTTTAGCCACCGCCTGCGCGGGCCCAACCTAATTCCCGCAGCACCTCTCAATAACGGCGTAGTCGTGccacattttcaaaatcaccgcGAGGCCGCGATCTACCAAGGCACGTCGCCTTCTACGCAGGCCGCAGGCAGTACCACAGCCGCGAAGTTCGACGTGCCGAAAACCGTCGCACCTCACGATCGATGGAACGACGACTCGCAATCAGCCGCGAGGGTTCCGGTAGCCGATAATCGATTTCACCCCATTCCTAGTACAAAACCTTCACGCGTAGCGTACCTTGGAAATTCGACACCCAATCTGCTCCCGTACGGGCCAGGTATCCTACATCCGAATACTCGCAACTTGCCCGAAGAGTTGTATAGCTTGATTAATCTCCGTCATCCTGGTCTGGTACGGCTGGAGGAATACCCGCACGGCGGTGATCAAAATCTTTACGACACGGCGATGGATCTGGGCGCGGGAGCAGAGGGACAACGCGAGTACGACGGGGTGTCGTACCGACCTGGCCCTTTGCAATATTTCAACCCTCGTGAAATTACCGAGACAGGCGGCGAATACGATGTACGCCAAAGCTCCGAGCTACCCAGCGAGGCCCGTCGACACATTGAGAAATTATTGCTTCACGTCGCCGAGAAGGATCCAAATCTCGGACCGTTCCAGCGGTACCCTGGGGGCGAAGGGCCGATTCTACGAAGCGGACCGCCGCCGCGCGGCTCGGTGCCGTTCTCCTTACCGCAGGATTCGGGCCAGTTCACCCGACTGAATCACCCGTTCTCCGGCGCAACCATAGTTCACGGCACGAGCTCGTTTCCCGCATCAG GACTGGACCACGCATTGCCGCCGGGATTTCCTATCCGGGGTCGTCCAGAAATTCAATCCTCATCTGATCAGATCACGGTTCAGACGCTGGAGGCGGTTGCGGAAGATCGTATCAGACTTGTTTTTACCGTCCCTCGTATATTAGTGGGACTTCACGGGAGGGTTGAAGTACGGTATACCAGCGAAAAGAT GAACACCGACCCATCGACGTGGAAATCCCAAATATTCACGCCGCCCGACGATCTGATAGCAACGCAACAGCTGGAATTCGAATTGGGTGACCTAGTACCGTCTACCGAGTATAAGGTCATGGTGACGGTGAAGCTACGCGACTTGTCAAACAGCCCGATCAGCAAGATATACAGTGTGGTCACCCTGGAGGCAGAGAACACTGACGTAGTAACGCTTCCTCCGCAAATACCGACTGATGCCGAACTGACGGTCGCTGAAACAAACTCAACGTGGGCCAACATCGTCTGGAGAAAGTTTACCGAGTACGAGCTACAGTTCATCGACGGCGTCCAACTCCGGTATAAGGAAATCGCTGGCAAGGTCTACGCCGCCACCCCGCTGATTCACAGGGCCGTGACGAGCTACGtccttgaaaatttgaaaccttCAGCGACCTATCAAGTTGAAATATACTTCATACCTTTCCCTGGCCAACCTAACGAACTAGTCAGTGAAAAATCG ATCAACTTCACCACGAGCTCAGCGCCGGATCCGTACGCCTTCGATATCAATGTTGCGATAAAAGGCATAAAATCAACGGAGGTGGAAGTCGCTTGGAAGGGTGTGCCCTATCCGGAGGACAAGTACGTGAACATATATCGAGCAATCTACCAGAGCGATACAGGGAAGGAAGATACCAGCACGTTCAAAATAGCCAAGCGGGACTCGCCTGCTAAAACGACAATAGGCGAACTCAAGCCAGGGACCCATTACCGCCTGTGGATCGAAGTGTACCTCACTAACGGCAGGATAAAGAAAAGCAACGTGCAAGACTTTGTTACGAAGCCTGGGATCCCTATGTCCGCCGGTGTTTTGCAACAACAAG GAAAACTGGCCACGCAGTTCCCGCTGCACGAGGGTGACTACTACGGTCCTCTTGTTATTGTCGCGATCGTCGCGTCTCTTGCTATTTTGTCAACGCTCATTTTACTTATGATGCTGATGAAAAGACGCACCAGCAGCAAGGCGGACATCTCGCCGCGGAAATCAACCGCCGCTTACGATAATCCCTCCTACAAG ACTTGTGAGAATGCAACGCCATCGGTAAGCTGCAACGGGCACGAGATAGAAACTGAAACGATTCGGTGA